A genomic segment from Bosea sp. OAE506 encodes:
- the gcvA gene encoding transcriptional regulator GcvA produces MNLEIVPGRLTVPSLSALAAFEAAARHGSFTRAAEELSLTQGAVSRQVAHLETVLGVALFQRARQRVALTPAGAAYAAEIRDGLSRLAAATVSTMAFRGAGGVLNLAILPTFGTRWLIPRLPRFTEAHPGITINFTTKLVPFDFAREPLDAAIHFGDPVWPGARLHRLMGEEIVPVAAPGLVARLGLKEPADMLRGSLLQQSTRPRAWANWLEQQGLPPQRALMGPRFEQFAMVSQAAVAGLGLAIVPRFLVEEELRSGSLVIPFDRPVTGTEGYYLVYPETRAELPAVAAFRDWLLAECEMAS; encoded by the coding sequence ATGAACCTCGAGATCGTGCCAGGGCGCCTCACCGTGCCGTCGCTGTCGGCTTTGGCGGCCTTCGAGGCCGCGGCGCGCCATGGCAGTTTCACCCGTGCGGCGGAGGAGCTGAGCCTGACCCAGGGCGCCGTCAGCCGGCAGGTCGCGCATCTCGAGACGGTGCTGGGCGTGGCATTGTTCCAGCGCGCAAGACAGCGCGTCGCGCTGACGCCGGCGGGCGCCGCCTATGCCGCCGAGATCCGGGACGGGCTCTCGCGGCTGGCGGCGGCCACCGTCTCGACTATGGCCTTCCGGGGCGCCGGCGGTGTGCTCAATCTCGCCATTCTCCCGACCTTCGGCACGCGCTGGCTGATTCCGCGTCTGCCGCGCTTCACCGAGGCGCATCCCGGCATCACCATCAACTTCACCACGAAACTCGTGCCCTTCGACTTCGCGCGCGAGCCGCTCGATGCGGCGATCCACTTTGGCGATCCGGTCTGGCCCGGCGCGAGGCTGCACCGCCTGATGGGCGAGGAGATCGTGCCCGTCGCGGCACCCGGCCTGGTAGCGCGCCTGGGCCTCAAGGAGCCCGCCGACATGCTCAGGGGCTCCCTCCTGCAGCAATCGACGCGGCCCCGCGCCTGGGCGAACTGGCTGGAGCAGCAGGGTCTGCCGCCGCAGCGGGCGCTGATGGGGCCGCGCTTCGAGCAGTTCGCCATGGTCTCGCAGGCGGCCGTTGCGGGTCTCGGGTTGGCCATCGTGCCGCGCTTCCTGGTCGAGGAGGAGCTACGCTCCGGATCGCTGGTCATTCCCTTCGATCGGCCGGTCACCGGTACCGAAGGCTACTACCTGGTCTATCCTGAGACCCGCGCGGAACTGCCGGCGGTCGCAGCCTTCCGTGACTGGCTGCTGGCCGAATGCGAGATGGCGAGCTGA
- a CDS encoding acyl-CoA dehydrogenase, whose amino-acid sequence MAEAARSHSTSHKLAEFTWDDAFLLDEQLTEDERLIRDTARDFAQEKLQPRISEAYLDEKTDRSIFNEMGELGLLGVTVPEEYGCAGANYVSYGLVAREVERVDSGYRSMMSVQSSLVMYPIYAYGDETQRKKYLPKLGSGEWVGCFGLTEPDAGSDPAGMKTRAEKVADGYRLTGSKMWISNSPIADVFVVWAKSAAHDNQIRGFILEKGMKGLSAPKIGGKLSLRASITGEIVMDGVIVPEENLLPNVSGLKGPFGCLNRARYGISWGVMGAAEDCFHRARQYGLDRKQFNKPLAQTQLFQKKLADMLTEISLGLQGSLRVGRLMDEGKMAPEMISLVKRNNCGKALDIARQSRDMHGGNGISIEYHVMRHAANLETVNTYEGTHDVHALILGRAVTGLQAFF is encoded by the coding sequence ATGGCCGAAGCCGCCCGCAGCCACAGCACCAGCCACAAGCTGGCCGAGTTCACCTGGGACGACGCCTTCCTGCTCGACGAGCAGCTGACCGAGGACGAGCGCCTGATCCGCGACACGGCGCGCGACTTCGCGCAGGAGAAGCTGCAGCCCCGGATCTCCGAGGCCTATCTGGACGAGAAGACGGACCGTTCGATCTTCAACGAGATGGGCGAACTCGGCCTGCTCGGCGTGACCGTCCCGGAAGAGTATGGCTGTGCCGGCGCCAATTACGTGTCCTACGGGCTCGTGGCCCGCGAGGTCGAGCGCGTCGATTCCGGCTATCGCTCGATGATGTCGGTCCAGTCCTCGCTGGTGATGTACCCGATCTACGCCTATGGCGACGAGACCCAGCGCAAGAAGTACCTGCCCAAGCTGGGCTCGGGCGAATGGGTCGGCTGCTTCGGCCTGACCGAGCCCGATGCCGGCTCCGACCCGGCGGGCATGAAGACCCGCGCCGAGAAGGTCGCCGACGGCTATCGCCTGACCGGCTCGAAGATGTGGATCTCGAACTCGCCGATCGCCGACGTCTTCGTCGTCTGGGCGAAGTCGGCCGCGCATGACAACCAGATCCGCGGCTTCATCCTCGAAAAGGGCATGAAGGGGCTTTCGGCGCCGAAGATCGGCGGCAAGCTCAGCTTGCGCGCCTCGATTACCGGCGAGATCGTCATGGATGGCGTGATCGTGCCGGAAGAGAACCTGCTGCCCAACGTTTCCGGCCTGAAGGGTCCGTTCGGCTGCCTCAACCGCGCGCGCTACGGTATTTCCTGGGGCGTGATGGGCGCGGCCGAGGACTGCTTCCACCGCGCGCGTCAGTACGGGCTCGACCGCAAGCAGTTCAACAAGCCGCTCGCCCAGACGCAGCTTTTCCAAAAGAAGCTGGCGGATATGCTCACCGAGATCTCGCTTGGCCTGCAGGGTTCGCTGCGCGTCGGCCGGCTGATGGACGAGGGCAAGATGGCCCCCGAGATGATCTCGCTCGTCAAGCGCAACAATTGCGGCAAGGCGCTCGACATCGCCCGCCAGTCCCGCGACATGCATGGCGGCAACGGCATCTCGATCGAGTATCACGTGATGCGCCATGCCGCGAACCTCGAGACGGTCAACACCTATGAGGGCACGCATGACGTCCACGCGCTGATCCTCGGCCGAGCCGTCACCGGGCTGCAGGCGTTCTTCTGA
- a CDS encoding CaiB/BaiF CoA-transferase family protein, translating into MTVTPPLAGLRVLELARILAGPWIGQVLADLGADVVKVEAPEGDDTRKWGPPFVEGVGDEHLSAAYFHSANRGKRSITADFRTPEGQALVRKLAAHADVVVENFKVGGLEKYGLDAASLRAAYPRLIYCSVTGFGQTGPYAPRAGYDFLVQGMGGVMSLTGEPEGAPMKAAYATADIYTGLYATIGILSALRRRDATGEGATLDMALLDSQIAVLGNQALNYLVSGNLPPRLGNAHPNIVPYDVFPVADGHIIIATGNDGQWRKLCEVLGEASLADEADYLDNRSRVKNRVALTERLHVLCQRYLKVDLLAALEKVGVPAGPINAVDEVFADQQVVARGVRVDLKSEQAKGGAIPTVASPIVMDGVRQVSPRPSPRLGQHADEILNDPAWGGPLG; encoded by the coding sequence ATGACCGTCACACCTCCCCTCGCCGGCCTGCGCGTTCTCGAACTCGCGCGCATCCTCGCCGGGCCCTGGATCGGCCAGGTCCTGGCCGATCTCGGTGCCGATGTCGTCAAGGTCGAGGCGCCCGAGGGCGACGATACCCGCAAATGGGGGCCGCCCTTCGTCGAGGGCGTGGGCGACGAGCACCTGTCAGCCGCCTATTTCCACTCCGCCAATCGCGGCAAGCGCTCGATCACGGCCGATTTCCGCACGCCCGAGGGCCAGGCGCTGGTGCGAAAGCTCGCCGCCCATGCCGATGTCGTGGTCGAGAACTTCAAGGTCGGCGGGCTGGAGAAGTACGGGCTCGACGCCGCCTCGCTGCGGGCCGCCTATCCGCGGCTGATCTATTGCTCGGTCACTGGCTTCGGCCAGACCGGCCCCTATGCACCGCGCGCCGGCTACGACTTCCTGGTCCAGGGCATGGGCGGCGTGATGTCGCTCACCGGCGAACCGGAGGGCGCGCCGATGAAGGCGGCCTATGCGACAGCCGACATCTACACGGGGCTCTACGCCACAATCGGTATCCTCTCGGCGCTGCGCCGGCGCGACGCCACCGGTGAAGGCGCGACGCTCGACATGGCGCTGCTCGACAGCCAGATCGCCGTGCTCGGCAACCAGGCGCTGAACTATCTCGTCTCGGGCAATCTGCCGCCGCGGCTGGGCAACGCGCACCCCAACATCGTGCCCTATGACGTGTTCCCGGTGGCGGACGGGCACATCATCATCGCGACCGGCAATGACGGGCAGTGGCGCAAACTCTGCGAGGTGCTAGGCGAGGCTTCACTGGCAGACGAGGCGGATTATCTCGACAACCGCTCGCGGGTGAAGAACCGCGTCGCGCTGACGGAGCGGCTGCACGTCCTTTGCCAGCGCTATCTCAAGGTCGATCTGCTGGCCGCGCTCGAGAAGGTCGGTGTCCCGGCCGGCCCGATCAACGCCGTCGACGAGGTCTTCGCCGATCAGCAGGTGGTGGCGCGCGGGGTGCGCGTCGATCTCAAGAGCGAGCAAGCGAAGGGCGGCGCGATCCCGACGGTCGCATCGCCGATCGTCATGGACGGTGTCCGGCAGGTGTCGCCGC